TCGAAGCGCACCGCATCGGCGTGCTTATTGGGGTCTTTGTTGTAGACCCCATCCACTTTGGTGGCCTTGAACACCACATCGGCGCCGATTTCAGCAGCCCGTAGGGCGGCGGTGGTGTCGGTGGTGAAAAAGGGATTGCCGGTGCCAGCAGCGAAGATCACCACTCGGCCCTTTTCCATGTGGCGGATCGCCTTACGGCGGATGTAGGGCTCGGCTACCTCCTGCATGGAGATGGCGCTCTGCACCCGGGTGGGCACACCGGCCCGCTCCAGGCCGTCCTGAAGGGTGATGGCATTCATCACCGTGGCCAGCATGCCGACGTAGTCGGCGGTGGCCCGATCCATGCCAGCGGCCGATCCCTTCAGGCCGCGGAAGATGTTGCCTCCGCCCACCACGATCGCCAGCTGGGTGCCACCGGCAACGCAGGCAGCCACATCGGAAGCAATCGACTGCACGATCTCAGGATCGATGCCATAGCCCTGCTCACCCATCAGCGCTTCGCCGCTGAGCTTGAGGAGAACGCGCTTGAAGCCCATTGATACCCCTGATCTGCCGGAGCGTAGCAACGGCCTGGCGAATTAACCTGCCGCCGCGGCCAGGCTCAGAACTCAATCCCCCGTTGAGCCTTGACCCCTTGCTCCCTGAAGGGGTGGCGCACCAGCTTCATTTCGGTGACTAGGTCGGCCCGCTCCAGCAGCTGCGGCGGGGCGCCCCGGCCCGTCAGGGCCACGTGAGTGAGCTCCGGCCGCAGGTCCACTCCGGCAAGCACCTGTTCAATTCCCAGGTAACCCAGCTTGAGGGCCACGTTTACCTCGTCGAGCACCACCAGCTTGCGACTTGCATCCGCGAGATAGACCAACGACTGCTCCCAGGCCTGCTGCACCAGCTGCCGATCACGATCCCGGTCTTGGGTTTCCCAGGTGAAGCCTTCGCCCAGGGCGTGCCAGTGCAGCGCCTCGCCAAACAGCTCCAGGGCTTTTGCCTCCCCGGGCTGCCAGCCCCCTTTGATGAACTGC
This genomic window from Cyanobium sp. Tous-M-B4 contains:
- the cobO gene encoding cob(I)yrinic acid a,c-diamide adenosyltransferase; this translates as MNQHPSDQASSLDAAAAELGPGGDLAPEADQDGYRRRMARRKEVQQQRVGERNLEKGLVLVFTGDGKGKTTAALGLALRTLGHGDQVAVVQFIKGGWQPGEAKALELFGEALHWHALGEGFTWETQDRDRDRQLVQQAWEQSLVYLADASRKLVVLDEVNVALKLGYLGIEQVLAGVDLRPELTHVALTGRGAPPQLLERADLVTEMKLVRHPFREQGVKAQRGIEF
- the pyrH gene encoding UMP kinase produces the protein MGFKRVLLKLSGEALMGEQGYGIDPEIVQSIASDVAACVAGGTQLAIVVGGGNIFRGLKGSAAGMDRATADYVGMLATVMNAITLQDGLERAGVPTRVQSAISMQEVAEPYIRRKAIRHMEKGRVVIFAAGTGNPFFTTDTTAALRAAEIGADVVFKATKVDGVYNKDPNKHADAVRFESLSFLEVLSSELEVMDGTAIALCKDNSIPIVVFDLFGPGNIGRAVAGDPIGTRIHP